In a genomic window of Tursiops truncatus isolate mTurTru1 chromosome 7, mTurTru1.mat.Y, whole genome shotgun sequence:
- the TMEM37 gene encoding voltage-dependent calcium channel gamma-like subunit yields the protein MTALGVQAQKLLAQRRPRRSFFEPSIRALIILCASLAVVLSSLSICDGHWLLADDRLFGLWHFCTTSNQAELHCLRDLRQAHVPGLASGMAVARSMATLAVVVAIFGLELLMVSQVSEDAHSWHKWAVGSALFLLASILSFGGLLSFLTLLRNEVTLMGLSLTFWSEFTASFLFFLNAISGLHINSISRTDSVTYPWGLPAKF from the exons ATGACAGCCCTCGGCGTGCAG GCCCAGAAGCTGCTGGCCCAAAGGAGGCCCCGCCGGTCCTTCTTTGAACCCTCCATCCGGGCCCTCATCATCTTGTGCGCCTCCCTGGCCGtggtcctctcctccctctccatctGCGATGGCCACTGGCTCCTGGCCGACGACCGTCTGTTCGGGCTGTGGCACTTCTGCACCACCTCCAACCAGGCTGAGCTGCACTGCCTCCGAGACCTGAGGCAGGCCCACGTGCCCGGGCTAGCCTCGGGCATGGCTGTGGCCCGCAGCATGGCCACCTTGGCCGTGGTGGTCGCCATCTTTGGCCTGGAGCTCCTCATGGTGTCCCAGGTGTCCGAGGACGCCCACTCGTGGCACAAGTGGGCCGTGGGCTCCGCCCTCTTCCTCCTTGCCTCCATCCTCTCCTTCGGGGGCCTCCTGAGCTTCCTGACCCTCCTTAGGAACGAGGTCACGCTCATGGGCCTCAGCCTGACGTTCTGGAGCGAATTCAcggcctccttcctcttcttcctgaacGCCATCAGCGGCCTCCACATCAACAGTATCAGCCGGACTGACAGCGTCACGTACCCCTGGGGCCTGCCTGCAAAATTTTAG